In Glycine soja cultivar W05 chromosome 10, ASM419377v2, whole genome shotgun sequence, the genomic stretch taaagatcacAGGTAACTTAtattaattagtgaaattttataaaattacacgaattttctgtttttttattatttagaatAACCTTTCTTTTGGAGCACAttaattatagtatttttttaaacaattaagggATCAATATATAagagtaaataaaaaaagaaataatttgtttaattttaccAAATTTCAAGAGTATTTAGTGTGATCTACTCTAATGTATGtataaaaaatgacaatagaaaataatttagaaagcGAGGAATTAGTGACAAATTATAGACAGtaattatatatcatatataaattaacaaatggTACGTACATATTAAAGGATCACTATCTTCCTCTACAAATGCTAAATATACTGTATAACCTCCCCccacccaaaaaataatactaaaaagaaAAGGCCTAATTAATTAACAACACTGGAAGCACTTGAACAGCAGACCCCAACCATGGAACAACCGATCCCAATCCAAGCACGTGACTTGCCCCCTAAAGCCAAACACCATCATCACATCACACATCAACAATTTCCCCTAATTTACTTGAGATATATGAAgcataatatatgtatatatatgtacacattcctttttttttttttttttttttttacttttttcctttttcttttcataacaAGACCacactattattattatcaagcTCGAAGAATCTCATTCCATCCAAGTTTGATGCCACGCCATCATTGAAGCTATTTTCTTCGAGGTCCATGTCCCATAAGAACCCATATCCATTATTATCATCACATTTGGGACTAATTTGAGTAACGGTGCTAGAGTTGTTGGTGTTTGTTTCCCTAGAGAACTGAAGGAGACCCATCAaggagttgttgttgttgttttggcttTGGTTTGGAATATGATGATTGTGATTGTGATGATGGGTTGCCATTGAGGAAGAGAATGGGGCAAGAAATTGGTTATACCCAATTGATGGTGTGGTGTTTTGGTTGGTTGGAGATGACGAAGCCAAAGTTAGGGATGGAACTGTGCTCTCGTACATGATGAGTTTGGCACTGTTGTCTGCTTTGCCCTTGTGAAACACTCTACACAAAACCCAGTCCTCCTGCAATCAACAACAATAGAATTTGACCTAATTATTATTGCCGAAAATAAATGTGAACCCAAAACACACGCCTAAAGAAGCTTTATCTTCACACCAAAATTACGCGGCAAAGACAACCATCTATTAACGAATATATATATTCTACTCTATCCAATTCCATCCTCACATACATATACTCTTTCCCTCTTTCATCTCTCTCTCTAAAGATGCTCAGCCAATCACACCCCAGCTAGCTCCAACGTTCACACCTCATTAattagtacaattttttttgtgataaaaaaatttagataatgaATTAGATCTTGGGCTCACCAAATTAGGACACATCTATTAAAGgctcaaataatatttatagattATTGACTAACAAAATACTCGTATtgatactaaaaatcaaattcatatttttgtgGAATATGAATTCCTTTTTTACCAAATGGATAAACTTttattgatattaattattataatatattttaataagtcTTGAactttgttaatttaattacctACAACTACAAGTttgttaaagataaaaacaaaaataaacaaataaattaaatttctaagATTGGtcctttattataaaaaaaataattatcaaagaATATTAGTTAATTCGTCAAAagtatttcaatattttgtggtataatttacatataatcatatcctccaagtaTGTTATTAGAGTTTTGATCTCTACATAAGTCTATGCATATTAA encodes the following:
- the LOC114370321 gene encoding NAC domain-containing protein 21/22-like is translated as MGLRDIGASLPPGFRFYPSDEELVLHYLYKKITNEEVLKGTLMEIDLHTCEPWQLPEVAKLNANEWYFFSFRDRKYATGFRTNRATTSGYWKATGKDRTVFDPATREVVGMRKTLVFYRNRAPNGIKTGWIMHEFRLETPHLPPKEDWVLCRVFHKGKADNSAKLIMYESTVPSLTLASSSPTNQNTTPSIGYNQFLAPFSSSMATHHHNHNHHIPNQSQNNNNNSLMGLLQFSRETNTNNSSTVTQISPKCDDNNGYGFLWDMDLEENSFNDGVASNLDGMRFFELDNNNSVVLL